One part of the Dermacentor andersoni chromosome 2, qqDerAnde1_hic_scaffold, whole genome shotgun sequence genome encodes these proteins:
- the chif gene encoding protein chiffon, translating into MSSRTEARRILAVSKKKTDGQRYSRPLENKKFYLHFKNRRPPPQLSQDLSSLGARVEPFFGKDVSCVITDQQDLRPASTPPKPNSVDSSGPSTSPSVFAGPSTSTARSSDLKSSRHTGRGQALVQKAMQNASGSTDVLELCRQWQIEVCYIKSFLPWLQKLKEKSLLESAKHGKENAKTKQKSDLPQKIVPPFIKIEDMQCVFKPLYRSLKQWPDVTAERCQQRVPKTKESAPVPKEPAPLPKEPAEPVADSHLKGVLLRPGTSKVAPRVKVTEQKKLNCEICGCSYICLQKHLESEKHQKFMQNANNFSIVSDIISTLPCTLPNRLAHPLSEINGQDWSMAGPAFPSTSGDEENVLGLTAGRPWSSPPQAVSVIKGHPGAVKQSGFSGTISALRHLKVTRKKSVPIAENPEEASTAGGSRLRKRPATFSDFETQAVVKGARMLLCCSDSCSKKEECVPPSFSSEPSGTTNNLLVGFDIVGGHPGCTSVKSAGNFVHNMSEVFDKASESLFSDSSTMEYSWTDVVSGVVPEPTLSRRQCDASSDPDSDDSFLQFVSRAIAEEQPKTSCAAGKNTLRSSTANGEGLCLGSDVHTAVEPEPVTMRF; encoded by the exons ATGTCTTCTCGTACTGAAGCTCGCCGGATCCT TGCAGtgagcaaaaagaaaacagatggCCAGCGGTACTCCAGACCACTCGAGAACAAAAAGTTCTATCTTCACTTCAAGAACCGTCGACCTCCTCCCCAACTCAGCCAAGACCTCTCGAGTCTGGGAGCT AGGGTAGAGCCATTTTTCGGGAAGGACGTCTCGTGCGTCATTACTGATCAGCAGGATCTCAGGCCTGCTTCAACACCGCCGAAGCCAAATTCGGTGGATTCCAGTGGCCCATCCACAAGTCCGTCTGTTTTTGCCGG ACCTTCTACATCAACGGCGCGATCGAGTGATCTGAAGAGTAGTCGTCACACA GGTCGAGGACAAGCTCTTGTCCAAAAGGCGATGCAAAATGCG TCTGGCTCTACAGATGTTCTGGAATTGTGTCGACAGTGGCAGATAGAGGTCTGTTACATTAAAAGCTTCCTTCCGTGGCTGCAGAAGCTCAAGGAGAAATCCCTGTTGGAAAGTGCAAAACATGggaaagaaaatgcaaaaacaaaacaaaaatctgACCTTCCCCAAAAGATTGTACCACCTTTCATCAAAATAGAGGACATGCAGTG CGTGTTCAAGCCACTGTATCGGAGCCTTAAACAGTGGCCAGACGTCACTGCCGAACGTTGCCAACAGAGGGTACCTAAGACCAAGGAATCTGCCCCTGTGCCCAAGGAACCTGCACCTTTACCCAAGGAACCTGCTGAACCTGTTGCTGACAGTCATCTAAAAGGGGTTCTGCTGAG GCCAGGCACATCAAAAGTAGCACCCCGGGTCAAGGTCACTGAGCAGAAGAAGCTAAATTGTGAAATTTGTGGTTGTTCCTATATCTGCCTACAGAAA CACTTGGAATCTGAGAAGCACCAGAAGTTCATGCAAAATGCTAACAACTTCAGCATCGTCAGTGACATCATTTCTACGCTCCCGTGCACTTTGCCAAATCGTCTGGCTCATCCTTTGTCGGAGATAAATGGTCAAGACTGGTCAATGGCAGGCCCTGCCTTCCCATCGACCTCCGGTGATGAAGAAAATGTGCTCGGTCTTACTGCAGGTCGGCCCTGGTCGTCTCCTCCTCAAGCGGTATCTGTCATAAAGGGCCATCCTGGTGCAGTCAAGCAGTCTGGATTTTCTGGCACCATCTCTGCCCTCCGGCATCTGAAAGTTACGCGCAAGAAATCTGTCCCCATTGCTGAAAATCCAGAAGAGGCGTCTACCGCTGGTGGCTCACGTCTGAGGAAAAGGCCCGCAACATTTTCTGATTTTGAGACTCAGGCCGTCGTGAAGGGCGCCCGAATGTTGTTGTGTTGCAGTGACTCGTGCAGCAAGAAAGAGGAATGTGTCCCTCCCAGCTTCTCATCCGAACCCAGTGGAACGACTAACAATCTCTTGGTTGGCTTCGACATTGTGGGAGGTCATCCAGGATGCACATCTGTCAAGAGTGCTGGAAACTTTGTCCACAACATGAGTGAAGTTTTTGACAAAGCATCGGAAAGCTTATTCAGCGACAGTTCCACAATGGAATATTCGTGGACCGATGTTGTGAGTGGTGTTGTTCCTGAGCCCACCCTGTCCAGAAGACAGTGTGATGCCTCATCAGATCCAGACAGTGATGACAGTTTTTTGCAGTTTGTGTCTCGTGCCATCGCTGAAGAACAGCCAAAAACTAGTTGTGCTGCAGGAAAAAATACACTCAGATCAAGCACAGCCAACGGTGAGGGCTTGTGTTTGGGAAGTGATGTACATACTGCTGTTGAACCAGAGCCCGTGACAATGCGTTTTTAA